A genomic segment from Planktothrix sp. FACHB-1365 encodes:
- a CDS encoding four helix bundle protein, with translation MSDEGLCQKSLVYDKAYKFAIRVVNAYKYLTQNKQEWVLSKQLIRSGTSIGANIAEANGAISQADFSAKISIAYKECLETKYWLSLLKDTSYLDEQAFNSIYQDADEVGKILFAILKNTRINKNCQPIIDN, from the coding sequence ATGAGTGATGAAGGATTGTGTCAAAAAAGTTTGGTTTATGATAAAGCTTATAAATTTGCGATTCGGGTTGTTAATGCTTATAAATATCTAACTCAAAATAAGCAGGAGTGGGTTTTGTCTAAGCAGTTAATTAGAAGTGGTACATCAATTGGAGCGAATATTGCTGAAGCCAATGGTGCAATATCTCAAGCAGATTTTTCTGCCAAAATCTCTATTGCTTATAAAGAATGTCTGGAAACTAAATACTGGCTTTCTTTATTAAAAGACACAAGCTATTTAGATGAACAAGCTTTTAACAGTATCTATCAAGATGCCGATGAAGTCGGAAAAATTCTTTTTGCCATCCTTAAAAATACTAGGATCAATAAAAACTGTCAACCGATAATTGATAATTGA
- a CDS encoding response regulator, with amino-acid sequence MKILCVEDDPNLAKLLETLLVQHHYQVDLARDGLIGWNFAETFTYDLILLDIGLPRLDGLQFCQQLRVNSSSPSSRNSDTPILLMTALDTVTNKVMGLDAGADDYIVKPFDLQEFLARIRALLRRHPGTRSPQLTWGELCMNLNSCQVTYQDQPLLLTAKEYELLELFLRNPHQIFSVSRLLDCLWNYDDFPSEGTVRAHIKGLRKKLKEQGSEDIIETLYKLGYRLRLEKQNQTPNKAQKSQKKPEVLKEFSQQLDPSFLTSEMLPELWPVWQESQPLYCDRLSIVQQAIAALYEGRLTPEQQHHAEREIHTLIGSLGCFGLMSASDLSRQIQQILKSGEPLGLAEADQLQTLTTKLRNTIEQTNQQIHPKSDPQPQPQSKTPIRSTLLLVDDDFPLAQIIAIEAVNWGYESHIATDLRQAQQLLTQYKFDGMILDLNFPNSTETGLDFLATVRDQYPNISVVMLTAEPAWMKRIEAARLGSPCFLQKPLTPNQIMQAVSQVLEQKNSLSTRILVVDDNLILLEALESVLEDAGYQVILLNQAEKFWEILEQTAPDLLILDLELSNICALNLTDPIPSPSVTGWDLCEIIRRDPRWNRLPILVLSGYTDPETIQRSFTAGADDVLSKPIGPQELLTRIEIRLQQRKRWKMTELDELTGVSLRRKALQDLTSLLHLAQRQQQPFSLVMLDLDHFKRINDQYGHDIGDQVLSYLGKLLQQSLRQEDVVGRWGGEEFVIGIYGIMKSTGIHRLQEIFEVFSQHQFWAKNGIPFQVTFSGGIAQFPDDGKDIQTLYQAADTALYQAKAQGRSRIVIS; translated from the coding sequence GTGAAAATTCTGTGTGTAGAAGATGATCCCAATTTAGCTAAACTATTAGAAACTCTCTTAGTGCAGCATCATTATCAGGTCGATTTAGCCAGAGATGGATTGATCGGATGGAACTTTGCAGAAACCTTTACCTACGACTTAATCTTACTCGATATAGGTTTACCTCGATTAGATGGTTTACAGTTTTGTCAACAACTTCGAGTAAATTCCTCCTCCCCCTCAAGCCGGAATTCTGATACACCTATACTGCTGATGACCGCTTTGGATACAGTCACCAATAAAGTCATGGGTTTGGATGCAGGAGCAGATGATTATATTGTTAAACCGTTTGATTTACAAGAATTTTTAGCTCGAATTAGGGCCTTATTGCGACGACATCCAGGAACTCGCTCACCCCAATTAACTTGGGGGGAATTGTGTATGAATCTTAATAGTTGTCAAGTAACCTATCAAGATCAACCCCTTTTATTAACCGCAAAAGAATATGAATTATTAGAGCTTTTTCTGCGAAATCCCCATCAGATTTTTAGTGTCAGTCGCTTATTAGATTGTCTGTGGAACTACGATGATTTTCCCAGTGAAGGAACAGTTCGAGCGCATATTAAAGGATTACGAAAGAAACTCAAAGAGCAGGGATCTGAAGATATTATAGAAACCCTTTATAAATTAGGCTATCGATTAAGATTAGAAAAACAGAATCAAACCCCAAATAAAGCCCAAAAATCACAAAAAAAACCGGAAGTTTTGAAGGAATTTTCTCAACAATTAGATCCGTCTTTCCTAACTTCAGAAATGCTACCGGAATTGTGGCCCGTGTGGCAGGAGTCCCAACCCCTTTACTGCGATCGCTTATCCATTGTTCAACAGGCGATCGCAGCCTTATATGAAGGACGATTAACCCCCGAACAACAACACCATGCTGAACGAGAAATTCATACGTTAATCGGATCATTAGGGTGTTTTGGATTAATGTCAGCCTCGGATTTATCCCGCCAAATTCAGCAGATTTTGAAATCGGGAGAACCCTTGGGATTAGCAGAAGCCGACCAACTCCAAACCTTAACAACCAAATTACGGAACACAATTGAACAGACTAATCAACAGATTCACCCCAAAAGTGACCCCCAACCTCAACCTCAATCTAAAACCCCGATTCGCAGCACATTGTTACTTGTAGATGATGATTTTCCCTTGGCTCAAATTATTGCTATTGAAGCGGTGAATTGGGGCTATGAATCTCATATTGCCACGGATCTCCGACAAGCCCAACAATTGTTGACTCAGTATAAATTTGATGGCATGATCTTGGATCTCAACTTCCCGAATTCTACAGAAACGGGATTAGATTTTCTCGCAACGGTACGAGATCAATATCCCAATATTTCAGTGGTCATGTTAACGGCAGAACCCGCCTGGATGAAGCGAATTGAGGCGGCGCGGTTGGGAAGTCCCTGCTTCTTGCAAAAACCCTTAACTCCCAATCAAATCATGCAGGCGGTATCCCAAGTTTTAGAGCAAAAAAATTCCCTATCGACTCGGATTTTAGTCGTTGATGACAATCTAATTTTACTAGAAGCTTTAGAAAGTGTATTAGAAGACGCAGGTTATCAGGTCATCTTGCTGAATCAAGCCGAAAAATTTTGGGAAATCTTAGAACAAACGGCTCCTGATTTGTTAATTCTGGATTTGGAATTATCCAACATCTGCGCCTTGAACCTGACAGATCCCATACCCTCCCCCAGTGTCACGGGTTGGGATTTGTGTGAAATTATTCGCCGTGATCCACGCTGGAACCGATTACCCATCTTGGTTTTATCCGGTTATACTGACCCTGAAACCATTCAACGCAGTTTTACCGCCGGGGCTGATGATGTTTTATCGAAACCCATTGGCCCCCAAGAATTGCTGACTCGGATTGAAATTCGACTTCAACAGCGAAAACGCTGGAAAATGACGGAATTGGATGAGTTAACAGGAGTTAGTCTCCGGCGAAAAGCGTTACAAGACCTGACTTCCTTACTCCATTTAGCCCAACGACAACAACAACCCTTCAGTCTAGTAATGTTGGACTTAGATCATTTCAAACGCATCAATGATCAATATGGACACGATATCGGAGATCAGGTTTTAAGTTATTTGGGCAAACTTTTACAACAATCCTTAAGACAAGAAGACGTGGTAGGACGTTGGGGGGGCGAGGAATTTGTAATAGGGATATATGGGATAATGAAATCCACTGGAATTCATCGATTACAGGAGATTTTTGAGGTTTTCAGCCAGCACCAATTCTGGGCTAAGAATGGAATTCCCTTTCAAGTCACCTTTAGTGGCGGAATTGCTCAGTTTCCTGATGATGGCAAAGACATACAAACCCTTTACCAAGCTGCGGATACAGCCCTTTACCAAGCTAAAGCCCAAGGCAGAAGTCGAATAGTAATCAGTTGA
- a CDS encoding DUF2062 domain-containing protein: MRPLLEMHRQRQIMAASRPKPVQKLWRQWRKYFYRRFIHRQGKPEYLARGLAVGVFTGWFPFFGLQIILGVALATLLRGHKLLAVVGTWVSNPITSIPIYWFNFHIGQWLLGFPTLSLEEEQSLSFDNLLNLGTDFMMALLVGSFTVALICAIISYWGSLYFIHRLHQKQFDRRYRKMHSSDYN, encoded by the coding sequence ATGCGACCGTTGCTGGAGATGCACCGACAACGCCAAATAATGGCTGCATCTCGACCCAAACCCGTTCAGAAGTTATGGCGTCAGTGGAGGAAATACTTTTATCGTCGTTTTATCCACCGTCAAGGTAAACCTGAATATTTAGCTAGAGGTTTAGCTGTTGGGGTGTTTACGGGTTGGTTTCCGTTTTTTGGCTTACAAATCATTTTAGGGGTGGCTTTAGCAACCCTTCTGCGGGGCCATAAATTGTTGGCGGTGGTTGGAACTTGGGTGAGTAACCCCATTACGTCTATTCCGATTTATTGGTTTAATTTTCATATCGGTCAATGGTTATTAGGTTTTCCTACCCTTTCTTTAGAAGAAGAACAATCTTTATCCTTTGATAATCTTCTCAACTTAGGCACAGATTTTATGATGGCTTTATTGGTTGGATCTTTCACGGTTGCCTTAATTTGTGCAATTATTAGTTATTGGGGAAGTTTATATTTTATTCACCGTTTGCATCAAAAACAATTTGATCGACGGTATCGAAAAATGCACTCATCTGATTACAATTGA